In Felis catus isolate Fca126 chromosome B1, F.catus_Fca126_mat1.0, whole genome shotgun sequence, the sequence TCTCACTTGATAAGATGATCAGTATCATCtctaaaatctaaaactattGCTTTGTAGAAATTACTATAACTAAACCACCAGTGAAGTAGCTGATGAACATAAACTGACATTAGCAACTTAGCTCGATTCCAGCTCAAAGGTTCCTAGTCAAGGTTAAGCCACAAACAGAAAGGAGATCAcccagagcagtgcttctcaaattttaacgTGCACACAAATCACTtggggatcttattaaaatgcgGATTCTGATTCTGTAGCCCGGGGTGGgatctgagattctgcatttctaaaacaTTCTCAGATAACGTCAATGCTGCTGAAGTGCAGATTACACTTTGTGTAGCAAGCACCTCAAAGTATTCCTCAGCAGCTTTGAATCCATTGCAATCATTCCTAGTATTCTAAGGCAAGCAGAAACAAAGCTTCCCAGAAGCAGCATCTGTTGAAAAAAGAGGTAAAGGAGGCTGGATAGTTAATAGAAATTGTTAGGGATATACAGATgggcagagaggaaaataaacaaaggaggagtgaaaaacaggaaaaaaaagaaaccagaaaagagCACATACCAGGTAGAAAAGAtgtgtgggagtggggtgggaaagAAAGTATCAGCAAATTGATGAAAAGCCCCAGCTGTACAGACTGATTTGGCCCTTGCATACTCACGTTTGGCTCAATCTTAATCAGCGCAAGATCCAATTTATGGTCAATGTCCTTGACAGTGGCTTCATACTGGACCCCACTCTGGAGCTCCACCTGGATCCGCTGCTGGTTGGTGAGGACGTGGGCATTGGTAACAATGAGCCCATCCTCAGACACTATGAACCCAGAGCCACTGGATGCAGGAATATCCTTGCTGCTAAGAGGTGACCTGTCTCAGCAAGACAACGGCATAAGCAGAGGGCAGGAAAATTAGGGGATCTATCACAGTCTGGGGACATGGGAACCTCTCATTTATCAAGCATACTAGAACCACGGTTTTCTCAGACATTTTACTTTCTCCTGTCTGTTTTCATGCTCTCCATGTGTAATTGGATTCTGCATGTTCAATGCCTTGGCCATCTCTTAGGATCACGAATGAGAGCTGATTCCAGCTCCCCTTTTCCAGGAACCACCTCTGACCCCCACCTTCAGCGATGGTCAGAGCAGCAACCCTCCGCTTCAGAGACCTAATCTAATCATGCTACGGGGGCCAAACGTGGATCCCACGTTACTGAGTGCCACATTACTGAGGACCCAGGCAGGGAGAGAGTTTAAGAGAAGGCTGGTTCCAGCTTGGATCCACTACTAACTGGTCTTGTCACACATGATTCCTTTCCATGCAAACGAGCAGCCTGAGCAAGATCACCATCAGGATGCCTTCTAGCTCTTACATCTGACTCTCAGATTTTGTCTGTGGGagatgagggagggagaaacccCAGGCAACTAAGTGCAGAGGAGTGGCCCAGATTTGGAAGTCAGGAACCCTACGCTTCCGCTCTTTGGCTAAACCACCCTGAACAGATTACTCAACCTGTTTTGAGCTGCGATTTCCTCACAGCAGGTTTTATGACTAAACGATGCTTGTAAAGCGGTAGCGCAGGGACTTAAGTGGGCAGGCGCTCATAAACAGACCGCTGGGCAGCTGGCGGCCGCCTCTTGCCTCCTTTACCTGCGGAACAGCTGCAAGTGAACCACGGATGGCGCCACCTTCTCCACCACGGCGGCGATGAAGTTGTACTTGCTCCTGAGCCGGCCTACACTCCTGGTCCCTGAGAAGAAATGCTCCATGCTTGGGGGCGGTGGGCGTCCCGCTGCCTGACCGCATCTGGTGTCCTATCCCCAAACTCCcggtctctctcctcctccagttccctttccctccccttcctctcttcgGGCTCCCCTTTATGTTCACGGCCATCCCGTAAGGATACGCCTTGAGGAAACCAGCTGTCATCCCATCCcgggtgggggaaaaaaaaaaaaaaaagagagagagagagaaagggaaagggggacaCGGTGTTTAACAGGCCTGGGGAGGCAAGTGGGGAGAAACCACATGGGTACTGGTAAGGAGACAcctaagaaggaaagaaaattgggAACAAGGAGTTGAATCCGCAGGCAAAGGCGCAGGGACGAGCCTGCGGCTAACCCCGAGTGCGGCGCGCCGCTTAGAGGAGTCGCGAGCGCCCAAGCGCGCGCGGGCCGGCGCTCACCTTGGTCGGCGCAGTCGCCCTTCAGCACGGGCACGGCCGGGAGCGCGCCCCGGAGGCGCGCGGCTCGGTTCTCGGCGCGCAGCGCGCACAGGTTGGGGTAGGTGCGCCCATCGCTGCCGCACACGGCCGCTCCCGCCGCGGGGCAGCCGCAAGTGCCCATCCAGGCGCCGCGGAAGCGCTGGGCGCTGAGCGGCGCGCGGCACTGCAGCCCCGGGGCGCACCGCCGGCCTAGCGTCCCGCCGCAGGCCTCTCCCTCGGCCGCCGCGCAGACGCGGCAGCAGCGGCAGCGGTCGAGCACCGGCGTCGCCCCAGCGGAGCAGGTGGGCAGCGGGGGGCAGCGCGTAGGCTCGCAGGCTGCCGGACAGGGCAGCGAGGGCCTGGACTTCCTAGCCTCGACCCTGGGCACAGGCAGCGGGGGCAGTAGCAGCCACAGCAGGAGTTGTCCGAGCGCGGTGGGCCGCAGCAGAGATCTAGTCATTCTGCCCCCTTCCTTCTTCGCTCTGTTCAGTTACTTTGGTCTCGCAACTGCTCTAACGTGAACAACACTTTCTCCCGGCTTGGGTGCCGCCTCCGCCAACCCCCAGACTTTATGGGGCAGAACCTGGCAGATCCCACACGTATCACCCACACCGTCCCCGCCCCGGGGCCAGGTCTACCCCCACGCCACGAAGAGAGGTCGCCAGCCCTGCCCTGTGCAGGCACTTACCTCGGGAAGTCCAGAAAACCAGTAATAGGGCACACTGACTAGAGAGATCACCCACCCACGGACAGAAGGTCAGCGTTAGGAAAACATACACCATATTTCAGTATTTCACATAGTTTTATTacaaaacaagcaacaaaacagttttagaaaattatttttgctacATACCAATTAGTAGATCACATAAAATGAGAAGCATAACAGTTTCCATGCACTCAGCTCAGTGCTTGCAGTGAGTGCATTTCACAGCTGAAACGTACTGGTTCAAAACACAAAATCATGCCACACCATaagcagtgggggaaggggtcaAACAGTATATTTTTCCCAATATTAGCTTTACTCAAACTCTACTTAGCATGAGTGACTGTAACTGACTGCTGCAGGCAAtaacatggaggaaaaaaaaggatgaggggaaaaaaaagtgatgttGGTAGAAAAGATTTAATAAACTGCCCATTTTTGATATGTTCAAAGTTTATAAACAAAACTCATTTGGGAAACTCAATTTCCAAAATGGTGTTACTTCCATGTGCCTGTTTATCTGGTCAACAGTGAAAACTAACATCAAATCCCACTGCTCAGCTACTCAATctactatttatttattggttgctTTTACTCATATCAGAGCACAGTtatatttaggaagaaaaagaaaaaaccttttgTGTCAAGTAAACTACAAAGCTGGGCCTTTCCTCTGCTCTTTTTCATGTGACCTCAGCATtctgctcaaaaataaacctataaCCTCCAATATTTTGACCTGAGTCCACTCTTCACCTTACTAGGGTTACAATGTCTCACAGGATGCAAAAGGCCAAACTACATTTACCAACCACCACAGAAATTCTTAAGCTTTCATTCTTAAGCTTAAGTTCTTAAGCTTTCAAGATAGTGAATGGTAAATAGTTCAATTATAGGGAAGaccacttggggcacctgagtggctcagtgggttgagcgtccaactttggctcgggtcatgattttgtggttagtgggttcaagtcccatgtcaggttctgtgctgacagctcagagcctggggcctgcttcgggttctgtgtctccctctctctctctcaaaaataaacaagcattaaaaaaatttaaagccaaatGCTTTGCATAGGCACCATCTTTGGCTCAAAAGGACACAAAAGGAATTCTGAAATAAGGTTTGGGAATTAGAATGCTTTTAAGTGCCATTGAAGATAATTCTATTTATCTGGTGTTGGAACCACATTAACAATGTTCTCACTTGGTATTCCCAAGTATTTGCCATCTACAGTCCTTGTTTCCATCATAATAATACAGTCTAGATTTATAAGCATATTGAACTCACATTCTTAAAATAGACCCTACTGAATGAGAAATATATCAGCTTACTATAATGGCCAATTAATTTAGCAGTAGTATTCTAGCAGAGAGTTTActtaacaaaagagaaatggatacatttttgCCAGAGGATGACAGCTTTCATGAGTTGGGGAATGTTTAAAGAGATCTCAAAAgttcctaatttatttttgctaGTGCAATATCATTTATTGTGTACCTTCTTTGACCTAGCCAAAGaattttcttaaggaaaattTGAAGATGAAACCAGAGGTGAGGAGCTTTAAGAATTTGAAATGGCTACTTGAAGCTGTAACCTCACTCACCCATGAATAACTAACTCCCAAAGCACAGATTTCTGAGGACAAAAGTCTACAAGAGTCTGCAAaaaagagtggggggagagaaaaagagagagatccaGTAGATGTCTTTTTTTATAACAGGACCACTAGGCCAAACAATGCAAGGGAACTACACTGCATTAAAGGAACAAAGATTTCCCTCAAGCCCCTAGGGGTTTCTGATGACATGTTTTTACCTCTGCATTACATCTGGACATAAGGAGGGGAAGATATTCACTTAGGTAAAAATGCTTCTCTCAGTATCTTCCTctagtctttaatttttaatttaaaggtaaCTAATTGATCTAGCTGATGAAAGGTATAGACAAAAATGAGTtagtttttctctccctttaggGAACCCTGGTAAGTTAGCAGTAGGCCACATTAAGTTAGACAAATTCTCCCAGGGACCTGGAAATAGTATCTTTTGTCAAGTTGAAAGAAGGTAGGAATTTGGGTGGAAAAGGCAATCTATGCTCTTCTACCTGGGAAATCTCTAGTCAGCAATGCAGAGCTTCTAAATCAATGTTTCTATGcatagtttctattttattaaaaatataaatacctctCAGGATTATCCTTGTATCTCTTTACTGTTAAGTACATGGAACCTTATCATATTACAAGGTGTGATCATGCAAGTACACAAGGCTTCATTCAAAGGGCAACAGAAAAAGttagaaagaaagcaaatctGCCAGGGTATGTAATATACAGCACTTAAAATTAGACTAATATCAGCCCATTGAAGAGAGCTGTGAAGTAAGGATTCAAGAAATCCATCTGTGCTAAAACAGACCTTTTCTTCTGTCTGGGAAACACGGATCAGAAAAGTTTATCTGGATGAACTATAATCCATGTTTTCCCAGCACCTGCTTCAAAACAATTCTAACACTCTAAAACAGAGATCCGATCTATCACACAAGTGAATTATCATACACTTATCAACCCTCGAAACTTCCAAATAACGCCACTTCAGTGGAAATGTCTGCCCTATTCTCAACAGTCATAACTTTTAACACTGATAAACCCATCCTCGGGGCCTGACACACAAACTGGATGGGCAGGTCTATCACTCACGTTGACATTATTTGGAGTCGTAGACAAGAACAGAATAATTCCCCAAACTGGCTGATGCACTGAGGTTGAATCTTTCCCCATACCTTACAAGAGATCCCTATTTCTTCCCCAGTGGAAGATTCTCCCCTGGGAGGATCCACCTTAGTGGACATTCTGAGAGCTACCTGCCAGCCCCCAGATCGTAACACCTCCCCTCAGAATGTATCCCAGCCAAGCCAGAGCCTAGGTCTGCTGCGTTCAGCTGGGTCAGTTACCTACTCCTACTTCACTGTTAGACCTCAGCCAATAAACAGGAATAGGATAACCCAGATGACTGCCCAAGACTCTGTGCCCGGCCTGGAAACCAAAGGAAGAAACTATAACTAGGACACGGAAATAAAACTTGGTTGGGATGAAACTGCACTACTAAACCTCCTCTCACCAGGAAGACCTTGGAGTGGTCAAATGAGAGGCAACCTGCTCTCCACTGAGCATGCCTACAGGTCTAACCTCGTGATTTTCCAAGTCAAATACGctgtattatatttaaaaaaaaaaaaaaaacaaaaaaaaacaaaaaacaaccgaATGGGCCCTCCCCACAGAGCATCCACAGGAATATGAGTGCCAAAGGGTCTCTGACCACCTTCCAAAaggtagggaaactgagtcaTGGCCTCCTTTTCTTgagtcctcccccctcccagggtACCGTGCCCTATCACACATCAGAAGTTCGTATGCTCTCATCATCAAGGCTGAACAGAAATGGCTTCTCCTTGGGGTGCTGGGGCTCTGATCTGTGCCTTATCCGGGAGCTGGGCAACACCCCAGAAGTACTGCTCTCCCCAGGTCGAGGCATGAACAAGGAGTCCCCAGGAGTCTCTTCAGCTGGAAGCAGCTTGTCCCCGGCCTGGGGGACAGGTGTCCAGGGTTGCCAGGAGGAAGCCACAGAGGGGGCTTTGCAGAGggcttttttctcttccacagcTGGCCGCCCCCTGCACAAGGCAGAGTTGGGCCCACCTGACAGGCTGGAGCTTCCAGAGCGAGTCAAAGAGATGGATCTAGAAAAGGACATATcctacaaaaataaaagggaagaaaaaaacaaaagaaaataagggcTTTCCTGACAATGTCTACTCCAAAGCCCCAGGAAGAACAGCCACTTAGGATCACCACCTCATAGGTCCAGAGACCCCTGTCTATGGAAATCAAGTACAACCAACGGAATTCACTCCAGATGTGTCATGTTCTGCCTGGCAGGGAGACGTGTAGAACACATCAGAGT encodes:
- the HTRA4 gene encoding serine protease HTRA4 isoform X1; the protein is MTRSLLRPTALGQLLLWLLLPPLPVPRVEARKSRPSLPCPAACEPTRCPPLPTCSAGATPVLDRCRCCRVCAAAEGEACGGTLGRRCAPGLQCRAPLSAQRFRGAWMGTCGCPAAGAAVCGSDGRTYPNLCALRAENRAARLRGALPAVPVLKGDCADQGTRSVGRLRSKYNFIAAVVEKVAPSVVHLQLFRRSPLSSKDIPASSGSGFIVSEDGLIVTNAHVLTNQQRIQVELQSGVQYEATVKDIDHKLDLALIKIEPNTDLPVLLLGRSSDLWAGEFVVALGSPFSLQNTVTAGIVSTTQRGGKELGLKDSNMDYIQTDAIINHGNSGGPLVNLDGDVIGINTLKVTAGISFAIPSDRIRQFLAEFHERQLKGKALSQKYLGLRMLPLTMNLLQEMKRQDPDFPDVSSGVFVYEVIQGTAAESSGLRDHDVIVSINGQPVTTTTDVTQAVKDSDSLSMMVRRGSQTLILTVTPEIIN
- the HTRA4 gene encoding serine protease HTRA4 isoform X2 — translated: MTRSLLRPTALGQLLLWLLLPPLPVPRVEARKSRPSLPCPAACEPTRCPPLPTCSAGATPVLDRCRCCRVCAAAEGEACGGTLGRRCAPGLQCRAPLSAQRFRGAWMGTCGCPAAGAAVCGSDGRTYPNLCALRAENRAARLRGALPAVPVLKGDCADQGTRSVGRLRSKYNFIAAVVEKVAPSVVHLQLFRRSPLSSKDIPASSGSGFIVSEDGLIVTNAHVLTNQQRIQVELQSGVQYEATVKDIDHKLDLALIKIEPNTDLPVLLLGRSSDLWAGEFVVALGSPFSLQNTVTAGIVSTTQRGGKELGLKDSNMDYIQTDAIINDGDVIGINTLKVTAGISFAIPSDRIRQFLAEFHERQLKGKALSQKYLGLRMLPLTMNLLQEMKRQDPDFPDVSSGVFVYEVIQGTAAESSGLRDHDVIVSINGQPVTTTTDVTQAVKDSDSLSMMVRRGSQTLILTVTPEIIN